A window of Amaranthus tricolor cultivar Red isolate AtriRed21 chromosome 8, ASM2621246v1, whole genome shotgun sequence genomic DNA:
TCATTAGTCATGGGTTAACTCCCTTTTAAGGGAGGTGTACCTCTTTGAGGTGGGTACATCTTGATGATGGCTTTTTTGGGAGGATCGTTATGgatgaatttgttttttgtaAGATGATTGATTGAAGTAGTGTTTTGGCGGAATTGAGATTATTTCATCAAGGTGGAGATTTATTGTGTAATTGACTCTCATAATCTCACTTGGTCTTGGTTTGTGGAGTATGGTGTAATTAAGATAAGTGGTTGTTGTTGCTGCATATGAAGGGACTCAACAATAGAAGTCGATTGCACAAGGTCAGAATGTTGCCGCAGCCTGTTCGACTCCCTTGAGCCTCTTTGCTCGACCTGCTGCTTCAAGCTCAATCGTCACTTCTGTTAGCTTCTGTTTTTGAAACGGGACTTGCTTATGTTTTTCTTAgtattccatatatatatatatatatatatatatatatatatatatatatatatatatatatatattgagattAATGTAGTTAGAGCGAACCAcaaaattttagggtttttagggTGAAATTAGGGATTTTTAATTTCCCTTTGAAATCTCTATAGATTTTCATTCTCCATAGTTGGAGTTGGATTAATACATTGTAAATCAAGAACTCTAAATCAATAAAGTGTCTTTATTTCTTTAGGTGGGGTTTTATAGTATAATATCATTCTGATATTAGAATTTTTCCCACTTTCTAATTCTTGGTGTGTTAATTCATTTTGTTGTTgcaatttttttcattctttgttTTAGAATCTTCAAAGAAAGAGCATTTGCTCTAACACACTCTTTGATTGTTGCTCACATCCCTTAGAAATGCAAGTCTTGATGTGAGGTTCTTGATTGCTTGCATTTGTCCTTCATCCTTAGCTTATTCATGGAGCAGTCTTTTATTGTTGTTCACAACCCAATTTATGGCTGCTCTTATGCTTTTTCAGTTTTCCTTGTGGAGCTGTACTGCACTCAACTAGTTTGCTACACATTTAGTACCTTTTGCAGTCTGAACCTTCTTTAGTAGCAGCCTTTATTTGTGAGGCATGACTCACCTTGGCATCTGGTAATTTCTTATTGTTAACGTTGGAGTTGTATCCAGATTGCTGATTATCTTAGGAGAAAACAGATGTCCAGGGACAAACTTTTGTTTGACCACCTCCACGTCCCCTTCCCAAACAAAAAACAAGGAAATGGAGAGAAATTAATTTTCAAGAGAAAATTATTTGAATCTTCGCTATAATTGACCATctattttgttaaaatgaaGCGCTATTACCCAATTACACTGGAGCGGATAATTTTGCTACCCTAATTGTTACTTCAGCCTGAAAACTACTTTAGGGAACAAAAAATGACTTGCTAAATTCACTTTTTCATCCTAGATAAGCAACCAACTTCCGAAGACCAATCTACAAAAGTTGCTCAACGTGTGGTACCAGCATACCGTAGGTGTGTCTAACTCGCCCTTTTGCTCCCCAATTTGTAGTTTATTtacattgttatttgttaattttcatTTGCATATCATTATGATCAACTTTTTTTAATATGCAGAGCTAAAGTTAGAGGAGTGGTTTTGCATGACCCTGAAGAAGATGAACCAAACTAACTATTTAAGCAGTTGGTACTTGAGGTTATAGAATACAATACGAGATGAACAAATTTTAGTTTTAGGCACCTTATGAAGGTATTGATCATGTATATATAGAACTAGGCTGTTGCTCCTGTAACAATAAAGCTGAACTTAGAGTCTCATCGTTTGTTTTCGTTGAATTGTAGAGGGGAAAAATCGTGTGTGTAATACGCTCAATGAGAACATGAATAGCCAAACAGGCCATACAGGTGTTTAATGTCAAAAAAACTACATATTTCATATATCTTTCATGTTTTTGCTTTTATGATATGTAAGGAGTGTCGCACAAAGATTATGTCTCAAATCCTTTTGTGGTTATTTGATACAATAAATACACAATACACAGCCAATACAAGACATTGCACCTAGTTTCTTCATTCTACAAGGAATGTATGGCCTTGACCTTTTGAATTGCTTGTTTGATCCTGGTCGAAGGTTCCTCGTACAAAAATGCCGGATTATCAAACTCAGATGCACGACTAGGCTCTCCTAGCAAAGCACGGAATGAGTCTGCCACTGAATAAGAAAGAGATTCAAGATTGTATCCTCCTTCCAAGAAAAACACACAGCGTCCTCCACAAAGTTCTTTGGCTAATTGTTTTATGTGAGCAGCAAGCATGTAGTACGTTCCTGTTGTGAACTGAAGGCTTGCTAAAGGATCCAAGACATGTCCATCATAACTACACACAAAACAATAAGAAACATTTCAAAATAAGCAAATTTCTAATATAGTACATAGTATATAAAAAAGCGTATTTCAGGGTAATAGTTAAAGGTAGTTGTAACTGGTTTAATGAGGCAAAAACACTATGTGGGCACATCCCTAATGTTTGGTTACCACAAAATTTGTCAGATATGCAAAGAGTAAGACAATTATTTAGTTTCACAATAGCGCCATGGAAAAAAATAACAGTTCACTCACCCAGCAGACACTAGGATTATGTCTGGCTTGAATTTTTGAGCACTTGGCACAATGACTTCATCGAAGACTCTTCTCATAGAAATATCTCCAGAGCCTCCAGGCAGTGGTAAATTCAATGATGTGCCTTCACCTAGTCCACATCCGACCTCATGGATTTTACCCGTACCCGGGTAGCTTCCATCCTATGTTGAAAGTTGAAACATCGTTAATATAACTAGCTAGATGTAACCTCGTATTAAAAGTTCGACTAAGAACATTTTGATCATGACCAAAATCCAATTGAAATTAATCTTTTGAATTGTCTAACTATCAcctttattcaaataaaagtAACTAAAAGATTTAAATATGAAAGCTTGGAAACGAAATGTGTGTTATTAGCTTTACTTTGATCATCTGGTCATTGAGAAGCTTATAGTTATCTCGTCCCTCATGTAGTCGTGTCCATGGAGTAAAAATGCAGTAACAGTTGCGATTGCGGTAACGAAACGGTGATGCGGTAACGAGAGTGATGCGTTTGTCGCAACGCCTAGGCATCGGTCAAAACcaaaagatatcccttgatacggtCCAAATCGcaattttttacacctttacagcGCGAGAAATATcattttgttgtttttaaaaatctttacaaCGCGATCAACGCGATGCAATGCAACCTTGTTTTTATACTATGGTCGTGCCTTCTGAGAATGTTTTAGAATCAcacaattaatgtttttttctaGAGAATCATAAGAGGGTTAGTACATAGGGAAACAGATAGGTAACCAATTTGAAGTATGTAGGAGTGATTAAATAGGTCTCAGGCTCAGTCTCACCTCCAAGTGACAATAACGAGAACATAAGAGGATAATAGATTACCAGAGACCACAATATCAATACGTATATCTATACCCTATACTGTACTTAAAATACATCCAAAATGAATCTAATATCATTGATCAGTTACATCTAGTAGCGTTTCTTCACAGGAAAAACCCACAAGTGAAGACCAAACACACACACTAACTAAATCCTTGCACTTGTGAATAAAAGTTTACACAATCACTAGCTATTccatttcttcacaaaattaatGTTCCTCCTTTTTACCATTTCCTTACCTCTTTCCACCTACAAGTCTACAGCTACATAAGGCTAATCAGCAATGAGTAACAATATCAATACGTATAACCTATATTCCCATTAACATAATAGCCCAATAGTACATAACTGTCATATTTCATGAAGTAAACAAGTGGAAAGCCACAAACAATCAAGTTACaccaagtaattttttttttttgtgaataaCAATTACGCAAAACAACAAAAAGAGAGGTTCACCTGATGAGTTGAAAGGAAGTAAATATCTGAATCCTCATAAAATGCGTCATGTGTGCCATTGCCATGATGAACATCAAAATCAATGATAAAAACACGCTTTAGTCCATGTATTCGTTGAGCATAACGGGCAGCAATAGCAATGTTCCCGAAAACACAAAAGCCCATAGGCCCTGCTGAAACAGCATGGTGACCAGGAGGCCTTATCAAAGCAAATCCACAAGGAGGCTCTGGCGAATTTTTAGATGCAGCCACCTAAAATGCCCTGGTACAATTTAGTTAGTTAATTGGACAAAACCATTTGTTTAACAAGTAACTAGCTTCATAGTAGCATAATATCAGGAAAAGACAATATATATAGTACATAGTTACCCTCACGGCCCATTTGGTTATTGTATTAAATGATTGGTATGTTAATgtaaatttattgtaatttaCATTAGAAAAATTACTTAACAAGGTTTATGTGATGCTTGTCATACTCTAACCTTTCTTTCTCTTCCCAAAATTTATTCCCAGCCTCGACCACTTGGGAAGATGGTATTAGGTGGTTATTGAAAATTACGAAGAAAAATATATGTTTAAGGATGAGATCTTCATTACCATGGTAACAACAAAACACATTTCATGAAGATCAAAACTCAAACTCATTCTCATTACTACCATTTATTACCAACAACCAAACGCGCAGTCAAAGTATGTGGTTGGGAATGCTACAAGGGTAATGTATGCAGTATCCATTGTTAAACCTAGTAATTTTACTTTCGAATGAGAAAGTAATTAAATTGGTAGGACAAAATGGTTAGTAAAAGTTGGTCCCCATGACTTTGCTCAACACCAAATAGATCCTTTACGGATTACACATGATGCAATAACTGGATCTTACCACAGCATCAACAATAGCTAGTCCTGCTCCAGCCGCAATTAATGAGTCCTGAAATGTCTGCCAACCAGTAAAGTGATGTAAGAAATacaaaccacttcaataaatTTTGGGCAACTATAAACTACACTGGGCAGATAGTGCAGGTGTCCTATTCTCGCTCATATGATAAGTGATGTTCATTACAATCATCAACTATGTCAAGCATTTTTTAGATGTTATTCCTTATAAGCTTACCCTAGAATTGGTagaattcttagttcatctcaAGAATGAAGAATCTAGCTAAGCTACTTTATCCATCCAACCTCTAAACGTTTTTCcttattttacaaaatattcCAGGCAGTAGGGGTGGAGACATAATCTCAAGAATATCacagaattttgttttaatcaAAATAGTCACTGGTCAATTAGGTAAATGAGGAGCAATTACTACAGTTATTACAGTGTTAAAAAAAGAGCTTcaaagaatcaaataaaataaaagatattgtAGTTAGTAGTCTTACAGAAACTGTAGCATATGTCGGTCCAGACCCCTCAATGAGAAGAATACCTTGTTGAGAAGCCTTTTCCATGGCCTGAAAAACAAAGCATAACAACCTTACATAtacaagagaaagaaaagactGACGTAGAAAATCATGATATTTGAGAAACAGGAGGAAGACTAGAACTCAATTGTTCGACATGGCGTTTCACATGTGTTTGGAGTAGTAGGCTCAATGAGTTATAACTTTTTGAGCACTGAAGCCATTACTAAGATTGTATCAACCATATAACATTTTCCATTGTTGTTTAAGTGTCAATTCGTCACTTTCCAAATGATATAATTGTTTaagaatcaaaaataaaagaaacaaaacaaccTGGATAAAATGTTTGTATTTGCTTAAAAAGGAAGACCAATGCACAAGAACACAGTCAATGCATTGGGATTCAGGCTATAGACAAGAAAAACTCAATCTCCCCAAGTTTAACattcaagaacacactcaaagtactAAAGATTTTTAGTGTTGGTGGTAATAAAGAGGTTAGTTTTCGATTGACCCTTGATAGTaaacatcatcaacatcatataAATAAGTACACATGTTTTAATAAAGAGCCATTGATAAAAGACTGATTGTTGGTCATCTTCTTTAATGTATAAGATGCAGTCACAGATATGCGAACAAATTTAAAGGGTGAAAAAAATCAGAACATTCTTCCAAGAAAGATACTCAAGATAATCTAAAATCTAAAATGGACCAACTTTAATTGCACTAGATTTGCTAAACAAATTCCTAAAGCCGGATTTTCTATCTAGCCTCAGACAACCAAATCATGTTGCAAGTCATCACCTTACATTCAtttccaaaatgaaaaatggtgTGGGAAGTGAGACAAAACAAGAACATAAAATGTTGCTTAGTGTATCGAGGATAGTAGGGACGATAAAGTATAAACATCTACAGATTAAGAGCACCATATCCAGACTTCTCATTCCACCAcacctttttgtttttttcatacATTgaatatttgacaaaaaaaatacaatttattCTGTCCCAGTATATTTTCCCCATTTTATTTGAGATTTCCTTGGATGAATTTAACACTTTCTTTTTGATTAAacgataaaattaaaaactgtCCCAGAACATTTTCCCCATTATATTTGAGATTTCCTTGGATGAATTTAACACTTTCTTTTtgattaaatgataaaaataaaaactttgttAATGCTCATGTGCAATGACCCAATATTTGGATTTACGAAAGGGTAAAATAGTAATTGTCATATTAGGGTTAACTTGGAGAGAATGTTACTAGTTTATAATAAATAAGGGGAATTAGAGACCCATATTCATCAAGAACTTAATAAACACATTGTGGGTGAGTTTAATACTCAATGGGGAGATTCCAAGCGTCTCGAATAGCTTGAATCTATCTTGCGTTATCTTGTAATCGTTCTTTAATCATCAATTGATAGTATAATTTCTTCTCCTTTGTCATTTTATCAATACAATTTCTATTTTACTGTTTTTTGAAgcctaaatttaattttcagaCTGAATATCCATATAACTCATCCTAGTCgacttttcaaaaaatattctcTCAACTATTTTCGGACTGAATTTTTCTTGCTGAAGGTGGCAGGCCAAGCAAATTTTTATCCACTTTGAGGGCAAGGTGGAACTTCAGGCGGCCGGTATTGCAATGACCCGATATTTGCATTTACGAAAGGGTAAAATAGTAATTGTCGTATAAGAGGTAACTTAGAGAGAAAGTTACtagtttattataaataaggggAATTCGAGACTCATAATCATCAAGAAATTAAGAAATACATTGTGGGTGAGTTTAATACTCAATGGGGAGATCTCAAGCGTCTCGAATAGCTTGAATCTATCTTCGTTATCTTGTAAtcgttctttattcatcaattgATAGTATAATTTCTCCTTTGTCATTTTATCAatgcaatttttattttactgttTTAGTCCAATTTACCAGTTCATAGCATCATGTCCCTCTATTATATCTACTTCCATTCATGTTGAACTCATGCAAACTAAATTGTTAATGATAAAGACAATCGTTTggatggaggaagtagttttCATTGTTATTTTAAAAATCGCTCCATATATTCTACTCTCTAAAGTGGCATGTCTTCTAGTTAAGACAATAACTAAAAGTAGCGTTTCTCATTTCTCAGTTCATTTCTCATatcaaattgaattttattttgtgTACCAATGGTGTACACAGTACACCCTTAGTTCTACGGCTAAAGGCTAGAACATCCATaaatactccttcctattcaaGCTAgtagtctcatttatttttagtCACTATAcccttatcactcttaatttgtattttattcttaatctataagttaaaacatagtcatgtgggatttgtttgattcgtcttaatgcaagaattattaatatcaacattttataatttttaatgaggaacaattaaagatattaaggattaaaatgttgtctcaacaagtgtgaaaaactaaatgggatTAGTAgcttgaataggagggagtatatattacATGTCAAAGTAGCCAGTGGGTCATATTACTTAGAACTGACCTTCTCAAGACCTAATACATAGGCCTTTTCATGAACATTAATAACATCTTCCACTGATGCCGGATTAAAATGCTTGAGCTCAATGATTTCTAAGCCACGATGCTGCAAAGTAACCAATATACTGAGAAAGTTTTAGATGTATTGTAGTCTTATATCGATTATGCCATGAAGGTGCAACTGAACACTAAGACTAAATACAGAGTAGTTACCTTTGGATTGAGCTCCATCTTATCAAGAGCGTCAACAATTGCAGGAACTCTGAGGTTAGACTCTGGATGTGACTCCTGtttagaaataaaataatatcctCAATCACATGCTACAAATCTCATTAAGACAAAACACCACAGTTGCCTAGAATCTCAGTGTAAGAATATCAATAAAACTGAAAAAAAGTAAGCTAATTacaacatcaaaatttcatACCATAGACTGGGCACAAAGTCTAGAACACACCCTATATTTGGGTTTAAACCATCATCCATGGTAAGGATGGTACAGTGCTAGGTAGTAGATTTTAAGACTAAACAAAAGACACATGAGATTCCTTCTTAGCATGAAATTGACTTGGCCCAACagttaacaacaaaaaatttctgTTCAAGAACAATTACTTCCTCAAAATTAGCAAGCCACTATGCATAAGTAGCTTCATCATAAGCAAGGTGTCAAAGCCTAAATATCAAGTTAAAACAGTCCTAAAAGAAATTTTTAGAACGACCCACAATGTATCATTACAAATGGATCAAATACTTTTAACAATAATTACTTATGAACTGTGAAGTTAATTAAGTTGTTTACAAGACCTAAGATATCTTCCTGATATATGATTTAGATATATAACAGAAGCTAATGTGACAAAACTAATGGAATGTTGTGGAATTACGAAAAGGTCAAGGGTGACACACATTATGTAAATGAAGGCTATCATACTTCGAATATTCATTTGACACCACCCTCCCTCAAAAACGTTCATGGGGGCTAACACTTGAACACCAATTGAACAAGCACAATCATTAATGCAGAATTTTATCATATAAATTATTCTGATATTTCGCGCAAGTCTTTACCCACTTGATGTGTATAGTTACTAAGGTGAGCATGAGCAATTTCatatataatttaagaaaatagattACTTAGGCTCATCTAAAGAGCAACACATTAATAACAATTACcatatagtataaaaatattaGGTACTATACCTGATTGTGGCCTTTGGCAGGAGCAACACTGTAGATCACTTTGGCATTAGTTAGTTGTACATCTGAAGAGAAATAAGGTTCCATCTCCAAATTAGTTGAGCAAGAAATGGAACAATTTCTTCTTGATATATGGTTCTTTAAAAAAGAATTCCTTGCATGAccaataaaaaaccttaacttAAGAGGATTCGTCCACGTACACAATGAGTGTTCAGATAAAGGCAGCATGTTTCCTGCAATATAGGAAATTTATTATGAATTCAAATAAAAGCTATCCGTCAAAACAACATTAAAGATTAGGAAAAAAAAGGAGCATGCCAGCAATGATAAAAGATAAATTTGGGCTTGTACATAAGACCGCACAGGAGGAGAGTTGATTGCACACAAACACGATAGATGtaccatcctaaaaccaattggtaatagCAATAGTAGCCCATCAAGTTGATATGTTAGTCAACCTTTCTTTAATTCTTCGATGTGCGATCACATATGCATTATTTTTccaacaataaagaaaatcatttccattaaTACATCATTGGTTATAAACTTACTATCATTACAAAGTGGGGAGAGTTTCACATCTCTCATGCTTTCTTTTCCAGCTAAACACTACTCTTTTTTCCTATCTATTTTTTTAGTGGACATAATGACACTATACTGTCAGACAACAATAACACTACctgagccttaatcccaaaagagtCGGGTTCGCTACATGAATCAATATATCATTTTCAATGGTCTTCCACATAGATTCGTCTTCTCCATTCATTctgattttctaccatctcaatttgtaagtttCGATCTTTTATATCTCTTTCTACTCTTGTCCTCCAGATTATTTTCGATTTTCGATCTTCCTCTCCCTCTTTTTAAGTCTCTTGAGCACCatctttctatttttcttacTAGTTGGTTAATATCTCATCTTTgaacatgcccaaaccatcttaaacgactctctttcatctttttctCAATATTTTCAACTCCTAAACCTTTTCTTATATATTCGTTTCAAATTCTATTCTTCAAGGTATCTCCACTTATCCATTCGAAACATTTATATTTCCGCTACTTTCAAGAACAATTATCATATAGAATCACATTCCTGAACGATGACAACTCTTGTTGTAGCTAGTACAAAAATCAGTAGCATGTAATTAATTCCTTGTTTTGTACAAGTCCAATGACTAATTTATTAGGGTATCAGCGTCGACAGTTTCCTATCAACTGGAAAAAAATCTCGGTCTTCTATATAAAAACAACATGCGGGTTCAAAAAGAATGAAGTTCCAgcccaattaaaaaaataggttCACATGTGGGGGTGTTGGAAAAATTACTCACACGTGATTCCacattgaagaattaaagagaggttgactaacatataagctaGATGGGTTACTCTTCCTATTattaattggttttaggatgaaacTGTATCGAACTTGTGTTCTCCTCTTATGCGGGACTTGTTGTGTACAAGCCCAATGACAAATTCATCACTTAGGTCATCGAGGAAAACATTTAGACTCCGTTGTAGGAACTAAAGACCATTGAAGATGTCAAATCAAGAATACAAGTTGCAGGAGAACAAGGTATGAAGGCAGGAGAAAAAGTGACCATCTGGCTGAGAAAAGTGGATGCAAAAAAGATTGAGGTGAACTTGATTTTGCAACTGCAACAAGGTCAAGCATGAAAAATCTACACTCATAATCTCATATGTGGAATCCTAAAAGTTAACAAGCATGTATTGATGTTAGATGATGTATGGAGGAAGGTTAGATCTCACTAAATTAGGGCTCCCTTTGCCAAATCAAAAACATTAAGTACATTTAAGAGCTTCTTCTGAATGGTCTCATGCAATTCAAGTGTTGAGATTATATTCGTTGCATTAGTATTCTCAAGTATGGGAGCTCACGTTATGACAActtgattaataataaaagaatgTTTTTTCATAAATGAATATTCTCGGACGTCTATGAAATCCCAAGCAATAAGCTTATTGATCTATAGATAAGGAAGAGATTTGGTGACTTTTTAAAGGCTCGCAATCATAATGCTTTATAATAATCAATTGCGATTGAGATTTTAAAACTTGGATGCTTATTAGAATGTGGAATTTCATTAAAACTGACGATAAAGATGCATGATGTTATCCAGGACAAGGCTTTATGGATAGTTTCTTATTGTTGAActcaataataaatattatatactcGAAAATACCAAGTTAACAATGAGAAGGAATAAAAGTATTCAAGACTAAAATGAGGAGGTTGAGAAGATTTCATGTCAATGTGGGAAACCTTGGTCGAGGAGCCTTCACTAGCTCCCCTTTGCCTACAACTCCCTACTTTAATTGTTAATCACACCATTCTAAGATAATCCATGTTCGTCTAATTAGGTGTGTACCCTTTGAACAAGCTCCCGAGTTATGCTTGAGttttgaaaacaataaaaacaaaaacattttaaattcatGAAGACCAAAAGATGCGTAGCggaattataaatattacaaATACGGTCACAACTCACAATGCCTTATACAAAAAGCTCATACAATCTAAAATTTACAAAAGCATAACAAGAGCTACATAAACAAAGATAATTACATAAAAACGCTATAATTGCACAAAATACTCCTCTAAtgaaatgcaaaagaagctccaatacttGGTATGCTAGTTTATGATCCTtctgttgctcaacataatgaccaaaGGCCTAAGcatcatagcaggaacatcatagaaagCCATAATCAAACAAACAGGAAACAAACACATACACTTCAGTAACTAACACCATAATATGATAAGGCCAACaaactagataacattatgttgATTCACAAAATAAGAGTACTTTCATAACACATGAAACACAACTATGGTTAATAATATTTACTTCTTAATatcttttcttcttttctaATCTGAACCATGTGTTCGTGGGGGATATTATTCCCCACACTCCTCTCAAAATCATAACATCTCTATTAGACATATATGGTAATTGGTAATAATTGAACCAAGGGTGTTAACATACTACCTGACGCCTAATGATAACATATGACCTTAAGGCATAGTTACATGGAACGTGGAACATAGCCACGTTCTGCGATCCGGGAACGTCGATCCCCAATCACCACAAAACACGACCCAAATCACTCAAGATAACGCCCCGGTTTAGAAGACCTTTTTAAGAAAGTATTTCGGccttcatttacaaattaaagaaaaagaaggtCGAAAATAACGAGATGAAACCTAGAAATCTAAAAAAATGCActtgaaaataatttcttaaagaaaaataatcattttaatttaattttgtcttcaaatagatattttatacataatgtaTCTCGTACCCAATCGTTCTCGAGTTAATCTAGGTTGCGTTCCGTGTTCTCGTTCTCGTTCCCCGTTCCAAACCGAATGTCGTTCCTTTGTAAAGCTCACGAGATAACTTAACTTGGGCATAATCTTTCTATGAATGAGGACCCTTGGGGTTTACAAGACCCATGTGTAACTCAAATATAAACATTTTATCAATGAGAATCTTAGGGTTTTGAAGACTCATTGGTTGCTCAaatataaactttctatcaatgagaaTCTTAgagtttgcaagacccaccgatagcttaaatataaatttctatcaatgagaaccttggggtttgcaagacccactgGTAGCACAAATACAAACTTTTTATCAATGAGAACCTTGGAGTTTGTAAGACCCACCAGTAACTCAATCAAAAATCTAAACTTCTTCAATAAAGGAATCATTACGATTTTATGTAAACATAATCTAATCTTTCATTAAAAAGAAGTCATTTTAACTCTAAGTAACATAAGTCTTTCTTCATCAGCAAGGGGATTGTTCCCATTTCTaagtctttcttcatcaacaaGGGGATTGTTCCCATTTCCTACTAGTACTTCCATTCTACCCATCTACACCTCTCTAAGTTCAAGGGTCATTATCAATAGCTATTCATACATAGTTTAGTTGCTCCAAGACTCATAATTTCAATACAATGTGTATAATCATAATTATCGATGATTTTCGAAACAAAATTGCATATGATAGTTAATTACCGTATGTACATACCTGGGGCTGCAACTACACGACAAAAGTCACTACATTCACCAAAGATGAGGCTTCACCTCCCTCTTAGGAACTGGGCACCTATACATGTTTGGAGTGTAACTAGTATGTCTACTTAAAACAACTTAATTGTCAAAGGACTCAACTATTTAACAATCCAAACATGCTCCAAATCACGTTAGCACGCAATCAACCCACTCAATACAACCCACTTATACTTCCTCATAAACTACGACATCAAACTCAACTTGACAACGAAGtgagatttttcaaccattATATAACAAAGAATACTCTATGA
This region includes:
- the LOC130820511 gene encoding histone deacetylase 14, chloroplastic isoform X1, coding for MLPLSEHSLCTWTNPLKLRFFIGHARNSFLKNHISRRNCSISCSTNLEMEPYFSSDVQLTNAKVIYSVAPAKGHNQESHPESNLRVPAIVDALDKMELNPKHRGLEIIELKHFNPASVEDVINVHEKAYVLGLEKAMEKASQQGILLIEGSGPTYATVSTFQDSLIAAGAGLAIVDAVVAASKNSPEPPCGFALIRPPGHHAVSAGPMGFCVFGNIAIAARYAQRIHGLKRVFIIDFDVHHGNGTHDAFYEDSDIYFLSTHQDGSYPGTGKIHEVGCGLGEGTSLNLPLPGGSGDISMRRVFDEVIVPSAQKFKPDIILVSAGYDGHVLDPLASLQFTTGTYYMLAAHIKQLAKELCGGRCVFFLEGGYNLESLSYSVADSFRALLGEPSRASEFDNPAFLYEEPSTRIKQAIQKVKAIHSL
- the LOC130820511 gene encoding histone deacetylase 14, chloroplastic isoform X3 — encoded protein: MLPLSEHSLLLLLPKATIRSHIQSLTSEFLQLLTLLIRWSSIQSILVTLQHRGLEIIELKHFNPASVEDVINVHEKAYVLGLEKAMEKASQQGILLIEGSGPTYATVSTFQDSLIAAGAGLAIVDAVVAASKNSPEPPCGFALIRPPGHHAVSAGPMGFCVFGNIAIAARYAQRIHGLKRVFIIDFDVHHGNGTHDAFYEDSDIYFLSTHQDGSYPGTGKIHEVGCGLGEGTSLNLPLPGGSGDISMRRVFDEVIVPSAQKFKPDIILVSAGYDGHVLDPLASLQFTTGTYYMLAAHIKQLAKELCGGRCVFFLEGGYNLESLSYSVADSFRALLGEPSRASEFDNPAFLYEEPSTRIKQAIQKVKAIHSL
- the LOC130820511 gene encoding histone deacetylase 14, chloroplastic isoform X2, with product MLPLSEHSLYVQLTNAKVIYSVAPAKGHNQESHPESNLRVPAIVDALDKMELNPKHRGLEIIELKHFNPASVEDVINVHEKAYVLGLEKAMEKASQQGILLIEGSGPTYATVSTFQDSLIAAGAGLAIVDAVVAASKNSPEPPCGFALIRPPGHHAVSAGPMGFCVFGNIAIAARYAQRIHGLKRVFIIDFDVHHGNGTHDAFYEDSDIYFLSTHQDGSYPGTGKIHEVGCGLGEGTSLNLPLPGGSGDISMRRVFDEVIVPSAQKFKPDIILVSAGYDGHVLDPLASLQFTTGTYYMLAAHIKQLAKELCGGRCVFFLEGGYNLESLSYSVADSFRALLGEPSRASEFDNPAFLYEEPSTRIKQAIQKVKAIHSL